A window of the Scleropages formosus chromosome 5, fSclFor1.1, whole genome shotgun sequence genome harbors these coding sequences:
- the phyh gene encoding phytanoyl-CoA dioxygenase, peroxisomal has protein sequence MFRATDRLKVLLHHLDRPPAAVTASSCTSAQAVSAHYRVPLRYTLDNDHLSPEQRHFYEENGFLLIKNLVSAEDIDRFREEFERICRREVQVPGLVVMRDVTIAKSEFVPDQRAVSKLQDFQEDPELFRYCKLPQILKYVECFTGPNIMAMHTMLINKPPDAGKKTSRHPMHQDLHYFPFRPADRIVCAWTAMENVDRNNGCLVVQPGTHKETLKEHDYPEWEGGVNKMYHGIRDYRSHHPRLHLVMEKGDTVFFHPLLIHGSGMNKTQGFRKAISCHYASADCYYIDVTGTTQENIGNEIKELALQKYDLDIKFQESWALRACLVQGERTSL, from the exons ATGTTTCGAGCCACGGACCGCCTAAaggtcctcctgcaccacctggATCGTCCTCCCGCAGCTGTC ACAGCTTCTTCTTGCACTTCAGCGCAGGCCGTATCCGCCCATTACCGTGTGCCTCTGAG GTACACCCTTGATAATGACCACCTGTCACCTGAACAAAGGCACTTCTATGAAGAGAATGGATTCCTCCTCATTAAGAACCTGGTTTCTGCAGAGGACATTGACCGATTCAG GGAGGAGTTTGAGCGCATCTGTAGGAGGGAGGTGCAGGTTCCCGGCCTGGTGGTGATGCGGGACGTGACCATCGCAAAGTCTGAGTTTGTACCGGACCAGAGGGCTGTGTCTAAACTGCAGGACTTCCAGGAGGACCCAGAGCTGTTTCGCTACTGCAAACTGCCCCAG ATCCTCAAGTATGTGGAGTGCTTCACTGGGCCGAACATCATGGCCATGCACACTATGCTGATCAACAAGCCACCTGATGCAG GAAAGAAAACGTCACGTCACCCCATGCACCAGGACCTTCACTACTTTCCCTTCCGACCTGCTGACCGCATTGTGTGCGCCTGGACCGCCATGGAGAACGTGGATCGCAACAACGGTTGCCTTGTCGTCCAACCGGGGACCCATAAAGAAACCCTGAAGGAACACGACTACCCCGAGTGGGAG GGTGGGGTGAATAAGATGTATCACGGCATTCGTGACTACCGCAGTCATCACCCCAGACTTCACCTGGTGATGGAGAAGGGGGACACAGTGTTCTTCCACCCTCTGTTGATCCATGGCTCTGGAATGAACAAAACTCAAGGCTTCCGGAAG GCCATTTCCTGCCACTACGCCAGCGCAGACTGCTACTACATTGACGTCACGGGAACGACACAGGAAAACATCGGGAACGAAATCAAAGAACTTGCTTTGCAGAAGTATGATTTGGACATCAAATTTCAG GAGTCGTGGGCTCTGAGGGCATGTCTGGTGCAAGGAGAGAGGACATCCCTTTGA